TGAATCAGTTTTGGATAATCTGAAAACACATTCCCTAAGTTCAGCCAGGGCCAGGTAAGTTCCCAGCCTAAGTGGAATTTTTCAAAGCTCATCCAGATGGCGATAAAGAATCCTAATCCCCAATAGGTTCCCTGTGCATTTTTATACCAATGATAACATTGGAACACTAAAGAATATAAAAGTGAATTGACAAGAACCGGGAATACAACAGCCATCAGAGAGTGACTGCCATCCGGGTTTTTAGAGCCATAGAGCCATCCTGTAGTTACAATATTCCAGATAACAAAGCAAAGATAAGATAGCCCGAAGATCATCCAGCTTTTTCTTTTATAGTCTGAAAATTTTGAAATTCCATGTTCCATCATGAGAAGAGGAACGAGGGCAAAAAATATAAAAAACGGAACTCCATAAGTAGGCCAAGAGACCGACAGCAGCATTGCTGAAATAAGTGTTAGCAGAACGTATTTCATTAAATTATTTTAATATACAAATTTAATGTTTTTGAAATGAATATATTAGCATCCGATGTTAAAGAAATTATATAAAATTGTTATTCTTCCTTACACACTGTTTCTGCTTTATCTGATGTTTTTTGGAATGGGCAGGTTTCAGTATGAGGATAACCTGATTACGGTAGAGCCTGTGTTTTCCACCATAAAATTTATCCAGGGTGCAATGTCATGGAAGGATATTGTTATTATTGTGGTGGGAAATATTGTGATGTTTATTCCTTTTGGTTTCCTGGGCTGGATTTTTCCAAAACTGGAAGATTTGAAATCTTTGCTTTTTACTTTTATACCAGCCATTACCATTGTGGAAGGACTTCAATATTTTACAAGAATGGGAATATTTGAGGTAGATGATATCCTCCTGAACACGTTTGGAGTGTATT
This Chryseobacterium sp. G0162 DNA region includes the following protein-coding sequences:
- a CDS encoding VanZ family protein; the protein is MLKKLYKIVILPYTLFLLYLMFFGMGRFQYEDNLITVEPVFSTIKFIQGAMSWKDIVIIVVGNIVMFIPFGFLGWIFPKLEDLKSLLFTFIPAITIVEGLQYFTRMGIFEVDDILLNTFGVYLGWLVCRCIERRFSY